A window from Setaria italica strain Yugu1 chromosome VIII, Setaria_italica_v2.0, whole genome shotgun sequence encodes these proteins:
- the LOC101776174 gene encoding inactive tetrahydrocannabinolic acid synthase, with protein MADHKKMALVLAILCFLCGNAILPSSASSDSFLQCLTSMMPSELVYQQSSSGFMSVLQSSIQNPKFLTNTTVRPLCIVTASDVSHVQAAVRCGRWHGVRLRVRSGGHDYEGLSYRSVQPEVFAVLDLARLRGVRVVPGEGSAWVDAGTTLGELYYAVGTANPGFLFPGGACATVGVSGFISGGGIGLMMRKYGVGGDNVLDARIVNAAGDVLDRAAMGEDLFWAIRGGGGESFGVVVAWRLKLSAVPPTVTVVNNLRTMEQGVAYLLAKWETTILSPSLPADLTIRVVLQERHAFFQTLYLGRCSELLATARGVFPELGMTAADCNEMSWLRAMAFIYFGNAATPPEALLNRTNSLGTYFKSKSDYVRRAVGKAGWDALFQQWLSKNGNGLMILEPHGGAVGGANTATTSPYPHRRGVLFNIQYGSMWWGEANGTAAAAALRWLDGLYGFLGQYATSNPREAFANYRDLDLGQNVVGRDGVSSYRSGRVWAEKYFMGNYRRLAAVKAMVDPSDYFRNEQSIPPLPKF; from the coding sequence ATGGCAGATCACAAAAAAATGGCACTAGTTCTGGCCATCTTGTGCTTCTTGTGCGGCAACGCCATCCTCCCTTCATCAGCCTCCTCTGATTCCTTCCTCCAATGCCTCACGTCGATGATGCCGAGCGAGCTGGTGTACCAGCAGAGCTCGAGCGGCTTCATGTCCGTGCTGCAGTCCTCCATCCAGAACCCCAAATTCCTGACCAACACCACGGTGCGCCCTCTATGCATCGTCACTGCCTCCGACGTCTCCCACGTCCAGGCCGCCGTACGCTGCGGCCGCTGGCACGGCGTGCGCCTCCGAGTTCGCAGCGGCGGGCACGACTACGAGGGCCTGTCCTACCGCTCCGTCCAGCCCGAGGTGTTCGCGGTGCTCGACCTCGCCAGGCTCCGCGGCGTGCGCGTCGTGCCCGGGGAGGGCAGCGCCTGGGTAGACGCCGGCACGACGCTGGGCGAGCTCTACTACGCCGTGGGCACTGCAAACCCGGGGTTCCTGTTCCCCGGCGGCGCGTGCGCGACGGTCGGCGTCAGCGGCTtcatcagcggcggcggcatcggcctGATGATGCGCAAgtacggcgtcggcggcgacaaCGTCCTCGACGCAAGGATCGTCAATGCCGCTGGCGACGTCCTCGACCGCGCCGCCATGGGGGAGGACCTCTTCTGGGccatccgcggcggcggcggtgagagCTTCGGCGTCGTCGTGGCGTGGCGGCTGAAGCTCTCCGCGGTCCCGCCGACGGTGACCGTGGTGAACAACCTCAGGACCATGGAGCAGGGCGTCGCCTACCTCCTCGCCAAGTGGGAGACTACCATCCTTTCCCCATCCCTCCCGGCCGACCTCACCATCCGCGTCGTCCTGCAAGAGCGGCACGCCTTCTTCCAGACGCTCTACCTCGGCCGTTGCTCGGAACTCCTAGCCACGGCGCGCGGCGTCTTCCCGGAGCTCGGCATGACGGCCGCCGACTGCAACGAGATGTCCTGGCTGCGCGCCATGGCGTTCATCTACTTCGGcaacgccgccacgccgccggagGCGCTCCTCAACCGGACCAACAGCCTGGGCACCTACTTCAAGAGCAAGTCCGACTACGTGCGCCGCGCCGTCGGGAAGGCAGGATGGGACGCCCTCTTCCAGCAATGGCTCTCGAAGAACGGCAACGGGCTCATGATCCTGGAGCCGCACGGCggggccgtcggcggcgccAACACGGCCACGACGTCGCCGTACCCGCACAGGCGTGGCGTGCTGTTCAACATCCAGTACGGGTCCATGTGGTGGGGCGAGGCCAACGGaaccgcagcggcggcggcgctccggtggCTGGACGGGCTCTACGGGTTCCTGGGGCAGTACGCGACCAGCAATCCCAGGGAGGCGTTCGCCAACTACCGGGACCTGGACCTCGGCCAGAACGTTGTCGGCCGGGACGGCGTGTCGTCGTACCGGAGCGGGAGGGTGTGGGCGGAGAAGTACTTCATGGGGAACTACCGGCGGCTGGCGGCAGTGAAGGCGATGGTGGATCCCAGCGACTACTTCAGGAACGAGCAGAGCATCCCGCCACTCCCAAAGTTCTAG